A single window of Pectobacterium parmentieri DNA harbors:
- the ptsG gene encoding PTS glucose transporter subunit IIBC, with protein sequence MFKNAFANLQKVGKSLMLPVSVLPIAGILLGVGSANFSWLPTIVSSVMAQAGDSVFANMPLIFAIGVALGFTNNDGVSALAAVVAYGIMVKTMAAIAPLVLNLPAAEITAKHLADTGVLGGIIAGAIAAYMFNRFYRIQLPEYLGFFAGKRFVPIISGLTAIITGAVLSFIWPPVGSAIQTFSHWAANENPMLAFGIYGVVERSLVPFGLHHIWNVPFQMQVGEFTNAAGQVFHGDIPRYIAGDPTAGKLSGGFLFKMYGLPAAAIAIWHSAKPENRAKVGGIMVSAALTSFLTGITEPIEFSFMFVAPILYVIHAILAGLAFPICILLGMRDGTSFSHGLIDFVVLSGNGSNLWLFPIVGLCYALIYYTIFRVLIAKLNLKTPGREDSSSEQTSQDSTEMAAALVSAFGGKENITNLDACITRLRVSVGDVAKVDQAGLKKLGAAGVVVAGSGVQAIFGTKSDNLKTDMDDYIRNH encoded by the coding sequence ATGTTCAAGAATGCATTCGCAAACCTGCAAAAAGTAGGTAAGTCGCTAATGCTGCCCGTATCCGTACTCCCTATCGCAGGTATTCTGCTGGGTGTCGGTTCGGCCAATTTTAGCTGGTTGCCTACAATTGTCTCCAGCGTCATGGCACAGGCCGGTGATTCGGTATTTGCTAACATGCCGCTGATTTTTGCTATTGGTGTTGCCCTGGGCTTCACCAATAACGACGGTGTTTCCGCACTGGCGGCGGTGGTGGCTTATGGCATCATGGTGAAAACCATGGCTGCGATTGCGCCGCTGGTTCTTAATCTACCGGCTGCCGAGATTACCGCGAAGCATCTGGCGGATACCGGTGTTCTGGGCGGGATCATTGCCGGTGCGATTGCCGCGTATATGTTTAATCGCTTCTACCGCATTCAACTGCCTGAGTATCTGGGCTTCTTTGCTGGTAAACGCTTTGTGCCGATTATTTCCGGCCTGACAGCGATCATTACCGGTGCGGTGCTGTCTTTCATTTGGCCACCAGTCGGTAGCGCGATCCAAACGTTTTCACATTGGGCAGCGAATGAGAACCCGATGTTGGCATTTGGTATCTACGGGGTCGTTGAACGTTCTCTGGTGCCATTTGGTTTGCACCATATCTGGAACGTACCTTTCCAAATGCAAGTGGGTGAGTTCACTAATGCTGCGGGTCAGGTTTTCCACGGTGATATCCCACGTTACATCGCCGGTGACCCGACTGCGGGTAAATTGTCTGGTGGCTTCCTGTTTAAAATGTACGGTCTGCCAGCGGCGGCCATTGCTATCTGGCATTCTGCTAAACCAGAAAACCGCGCGAAAGTGGGCGGTATCATGGTCTCTGCGGCGCTGACCTCGTTCCTGACGGGTATCACTGAGCCGATTGAGTTCTCATTCATGTTTGTTGCGCCGATCCTGTACGTAATCCATGCGATTCTGGCGGGTCTGGCGTTCCCAATCTGTATCTTGTTGGGTATGCGTGATGGTACCAGCTTCTCTCATGGTCTGATCGACTTCGTGGTACTGAGTGGCAACGGTAGCAACCTGTGGCTGTTCCCGATTGTAGGTCTGTGCTATGCGCTGATTTACTACACCATCTTCCGCGTTCTGATTGCCAAACTGAACCTGAAAACGCCAGGTCGTGAAGACAGTTCATCTGAGCAAACGTCACAGGACAGCACCGAAATGGCGGCTGCTCTGGTTAGCGCGTTTGGTGGTAAAGAAAACATCACTAACCTGGATGCATGCATCACCCGTCTGCGCGTTAGCGTAGGCGATGTGGCTAAAGTTGATCAGGCTGGCCTGAAAAAACTGGGCGCAGCAGGTGTGGTTGTGGCCGGTTCCGGCGTTCAGGCAATTTTCGGTACGAAATCAGATAACCTGAAAACCGATATGGACGACTACATCCGTAACCACTGA